Part of the Bdellovibrio bacteriovorus genome, ACGATCTCAAATTGGCCCGCGGCATGTGCGGCTCTGTCAGCGGAAGTATTCCAGCGGCGGTTGGACAGCCGCAAATTTTAGTTTCAAGCCTTATGGTCGGCGGGAGAGCGAAATAATGGATGCGATTAAAGAAAACTTCCAAAAAATTGTTTCTGAAGCCAAAAAAGATGGTGTGCGAGTAGAGCTTCTCATTGCCGGTGGAGAAAATATCTCTATTGGCTATCAAAAACGAAAGCTCGATTCTTTTGAATCGACGCAGTCGCAAGTCGCCGGATTTCGCGTCATTGATGGGGCGAACCAAGGTTATGCTTACACCGAAAATCTTTCTGACGAGTCTTTGCTTCGGGCTTATAAAGAAGCTTTTAACAACGCTAAGACGGTGGAGAGTAAAACAAAATTTGAAATCCCTTTGACTAAGCCAGGACAAAAGATTCAAGCCTTGGATGTGAACAGTGCGGAAGACATTCCGATGGATGAAAAATTGGCCGTGGCCCAAAAACTTGAAGAGTATTGTCTTGATGCAGATAAACGCATTCAGGCCGTGCCCTATTCGGGGTTTGATCAGTCGACCAGCTTTAAGCGTATTTTAAATTCAGAAGGCTTAGATCAAGAATTTAAACAAAGCTATTATACAGGATATAGCTATGCTTTGGCGAAAGACGGCGAGTCTTCCAAAATGGACGGCGAAGGATTTTTTGCTCGTCGTTTTAAAGACATTGATGTGAAAGAAGTGACTCAAACAAGTGTAGAGAAAGCGATTTCGCGCTTAGGAGCGGTAAAACCAGAAACAGGTCATTTCCCCGTGGTGATTGATCGCACTCAGTTCCCTATGGTCATTGCCATGTTCCGCGCTTACTTGTCGGCACAAGAAGTTGACGAAGGAAAATCTTTGTTCGAGGGGAAATTGGGACAGAAAGTCGCCAGCGATAAGTTCACTTTGATTGATGATCCCTTTGAAACTCGTGGAAGTGCGGTTCGTCCGTTTGACGACGAGGGTTCTCCGACTCAAAAAACGGTTTTATTTGAAAACGGAGTTCTTAAGAATTTTCTAACAAATATCGAGTACTCGAAGAAAATGAATCTGCCACACACTTCAAGTGCGGCTCGTAGCCCGGCTTCTCCGATGGGAATTGGCGCGACGAATTTAGTGGTAGCTAAAGGAACAAAGTCTTTAGAAGATCTTTTAAAAAAGTATCCAAAAGTGATCCACATGACCGAGTTCTCGGGTGGTTTGCATGCGGGCTATAAAGATACAACGGGTGATATTTCAATGCCGGCAGAAGGTTTTTTATATGAAAATGGCAAGAAGGTCGCAGCCATTGATCAGTTTGTGATGTCCGGAAATGTGTTGGACCTTTTAAGGGATATTGAAGAGCTTAGCAATGAATACAACCGTGAGGGGTCATCGACGATCTGTCCAGATGTGTTGGTTAAATCGATGAGTTTCGCCGGAAAATAAAAGATAAGAAAATGAAAAAGCAAAGACCGAAGGCATCTTATCCTTCGGTCTTTTTTTACTTTAAAATCTAATTCTTAGTGTTGACCCAAAGATCCCAAAAGAAGTTGTAGGAATCCCGCCATACCTTGAGTTTGGCCTAAGCCCAATCCCAAGTTAGGAAGAGCGCCGGTTTGACCTTGAGTCAAACTGCCAAGCAAAGTCGTGATCAAGTTTGTGTTCAAACCTTGGTTGCCTCCTAAGTTGCCCAAACCTAGGTTGGCACCGGAAGTGAATGATCCCAGAAGTGTTTGAATAAGATTGGCGTTCAAACCACCCGACAAGCCCGGGATGGTGATGCCACCGATACCCGTTACTGATCCGGAGCCGATGGAACTCAAGATGCTTGAAAGTAAGTTTGAATTCATACCTGGGATTTGGATACCTCCAACACCGGTCACGGCACCTGATGAAATGGCCGAGATGATGGAAGACAATCCACCAGAGCCCAGGCCTGTGCCTCCCAAGTTACCAAGAAGAAGCCCCATCAAGTTTCCAGAGGCTGTCGGCAAACCATTTGTCGGAATCCCCGCGATCGGAAGATTTTGGAAAAGAGATCCGGAAAGAAGAGATACTAAGTCTGTAGGAAGTGCTCCGCCAGTCACATTGCCTAATCCGGTTGAGCCCAAGATCGAAGTCAATGAACCGTTACCAATCAAACCCATCAACGAGCTGATTTGTGATGTTGGCAAACCTAGGTTGCCAACGCCTTGGGAAGCGCCACCGATAAGAACTGGCAGAATCGCGCTAATGTCGTTAGATCCCATTAAGCCCGCGCCAAGAACTGATGAATTTGCAAATCCCATGATAGTAGAGATTTGTGAAAGATCTAAATTCAATGCTGGAAGATTTAAGTTCATTTGAACTTTTGTTCTTGCAGTTGATGAAGTCGCATTGGCTTTTAATGTTGCCTCAAGATCTGCAAGCATCTTTTGAGCTTGTGATTCTGGCTGCGCAGCAAGAGATTCATTTGTTGATGAATCGCTCTCATTAGTAGAACCCAAAGTTGCAAGCTTGTTGTTACATCCAGTTAGCATTCCGATTGTGACTAGTGCGAGAATCAAAAGTCTGTTCATGGTGTGTTCCTTTCGTTAAGTACACATTCAGGTTAGGACCAAAGTCGGAAAATAAAAACACTCGAAAAAAATAAATTTTTCGAGTGTTGAATGTGCTGACGGTTTTTTAAAAATCATTGAACAAACTTTGAACAGTAACTTAGACATTACATAAGAATGTCTGAGTGCTTAACACTTCTGTTTTACATTCACGGTTTTTCCACACTTCCTAAGAAGAAAGGAAATCTCAGGATGAAGCGGCAAAAACTGCCACGGTTCATTATTATGGTTCACTTGCGCAAAAACGACCACCAATGACGGCGTGTTTTAGCTTCCGTATTGTGATATTTTTGCTGGGCTCCTTGCTCTGAATCCTTATTCATCACGTAATCCTTATTGTCAGAATTCTCTCCGACAGGAGGTTTTGTGACCTGTCTTCCATGACCCCCGTCGCTATATATAGATGGCCGAAAATCATCGGAGCCATAGACTTGTTCAGGGCGATCATGGTGTTCATGGGCCAAGCGATCTTCGGTATTAAAGCGGATTTCTTCCGGGTCATTGTATTGAGCCGAGTTGGGGAGGAAGTCTTGATTGTCATCGGTGAAGTTTTCTAAGATTTTCGAGTCGTGTTCCGGATGGTGCCGACGAGTTCCACCATAGTGATTTTCTTGGGACTTAGTATTTTGTGGCATGCAATCCTCCTAGTAATGAAAGATGCATATCTGATGCCGCAGTTAAATTTGTGTTTTCACATGAAAGCCAGGGTATTCACCCAAGCTTTCATGGCAAAGATCAAAAAAATGATTCAATGTGGGACAACCCTGGGGATAAATGCCCGCTTTGGCGATTCACTTTTTAGACGCTAAAATCGCTTGCGCAATTTCGGTAAAGCCTTCGCCGCCACGATTTTTACTAACATACGTGGGTGGATTCTTAATCTGATCCAAAAAGTTTTGAATATTGGCCACGGCAAAGCTATGAGGGAAGTACCGAAACATCGGCTCATCGTTCGGAGAGTCTCCGCTGAAGCCGCAAATCTGTTTCGCTTTTTCGGCATCAATACCAAATTCGCGGTCTAAAAATCGCAAAGTCATTGTCAGCTTGTCATAGTTTCCAAACCACCCATTGACGTGAATCGAGCTGACTTTGGCTTGAGCTCCGTGAGATTCAAAAATCTGTACAATTTTTTTGACCTCCGAAGAGGCCAATGCCGGGACATCTTCGCAGAAGTCGATGGCCAAATCCATCAAGCGACAGAATTGATCGCTGGCCAGGTCGCAGCCGGGTACTCTCGATAAAATTTCAGACTCTAAGTTTTTGAGCTTTGCTCTGTTCTGTTTTTGAGTAGCCTCGTCAAAAAAGAAATGGCGATGCATTTTTCTATTATGATAGCGAAAATAAAATCCGCCGTTTTCGCCGACGATACCGCTAACGGGCCACATGCGGGCGATCATTTCACACCAACCCGCGGGACGTCCGGTGATCGGGACGACGTGGATTCCGTGGTCGTGCAAATTCCATAAAGCTTCGTAAGCTCCGGCCTTTAAGTGACCTTCATCGGTCAAAGTGTCGTCGATATCAGTGAACAAAAACTGCAGTGAGCTGTTGAATTCGGAAGCATTTTTCATTCCTTTAAGATTACCGGAGGAGAGCGGTTGGACCAAGGTCTTTGGTACGGCTTGTTATAATTTAGACTTGCGCCGGAAGCCCATCGCCTTCATTTTTGTCTATATATATAGATCGGGCTACCGGGCCCATCTGCCAGCAGCAGAGGAACACCAATGGCAAAAAAAGGCGAATCCAACGACGGCATCAAGCTTGTGATCGTAGAGTCCCCAACAAAGGCAAAAACCATCCGTAAATTTCTAGGACGTGAGTACGTGGTGGAATCTTGCATGGGACATATTCGCGATTTACCCAAATCAGCGAAAGACATTCCTGAAAAAGTTAAAAAAGAAAAGTGGGCCCAGCTGGGCGTGAACGTGGATAAGAATTTCGAACCTCTTTACTGCGTGCCTAAAGATAAAACCAAAGTCGTTAAGAATCTGAAGGACAAGTTAGAAGAAGCCTCAGAGCTTTACCTCGCGACCGATGAAGACCGTGAAGGGGAGTCTATCAGCTGGCATTTGCTTGAAGTCTTAAAACCGAAAGTTCCAACCAAACGCATGGTCTTTCACGAGATCACCAAAGAGGCGATTCAAAAAGCCCTTAAAGATACGCGCGAGATTGATTTGAACCTGGTTCGCGCGCAAGAAGCGCGTCGCGTGCTAGATCGCTTAGTGGGTTACACAATCTCCCCCCTTCTTTGGAAAAAAGTCGCTTACGGTCTTTCCGCAGGGCGCGTGCAATCCGTGGCCGTGCGTTTAATCGCGGAAAGAGAACTAGAGCGTGTGCGCTTTAAGAAATCTTCTTATTGGGGAGTTCTTGCGGAACTTGCCAAAGACGGCGTGAATTTCGAATCGCGCTTGCAGCAATATAAAAATCAGCGCATCGCAACCGGCAAAGACTTTGATGGTTTGACGGGCCAACTTACGGCCGGCAAAGACGTTTTAGTTTTAGACGACAAGCTGGCTGCAAAACTATCTCAAGATCTAAAATCAGGCTCCTGGACCGTCAGTGAAGTTGAAGAAAAACCAACCACTCGTAAGCCCGCAGCACCTTTTATCACTTCGACGTTGCAACAAGAATCCAATCGTAAATTGGGTTTAAGTTCG contains:
- a CDS encoding TldD/PmbA family protein gives rise to the protein MDAIKENFQKIVSEAKKDGVRVELLIAGGENISIGYQKRKLDSFESTQSQVAGFRVIDGANQGYAYTENLSDESLLRAYKEAFNNAKTVESKTKFEIPLTKPGQKIQALDVNSAEDIPMDEKLAVAQKLEEYCLDADKRIQAVPYSGFDQSTSFKRILNSEGLDQEFKQSYYTGYSYALAKDGESSKMDGEGFFARRFKDIDVKEVTQTSVEKAISRLGAVKPETGHFPVVIDRTQFPMVIAMFRAYLSAQEVDEGKSLFEGKLGQKVASDKFTLIDDPFETRGSAVRPFDDEGSPTQKTVLFENGVLKNFLTNIEYSKKMNLPHTSSAARSPASPMGIGATNLVVAKGTKSLEDLLKKYPKVIHMTEFSGGLHAGYKDTTGDISMPAEGFLYENGKKVAAIDQFVMSGNVLDLLRDIEELSNEYNREGSSTICPDVLVKSMSFAGK
- a CDS encoding HAD family hydrolase produces the protein MKNASEFNSSLQFLFTDIDDTLTDEGHLKAGAYEALWNLHDHGIHVVPITGRPAGWCEMIARMWPVSGIVGENGGFYFRYHNRKMHRHFFFDEATQKQNRAKLKNLESEILSRVPGCDLASDQFCRLMDLAIDFCEDVPALASSEVKKIVQIFESHGAQAKVSSIHVNGWFGNYDKLTMTLRFLDREFGIDAEKAKQICGFSGDSPNDEPMFRYFPHSFAVANIQNFLDQIKNPPTYVSKNRGGEGFTEIAQAILASKK